DNA from Amorphoplanes friuliensis DSM 7358:
GCGGCGAAGCCCGAGGCGGCGAACAGTGGGCGGGCGGCGCTGATCAGAGCAGCCCGCGTTGTCGCCGAACGCTGATCCTGCGTCCGTCTCTCGCTTTTCATACAAGCAGTCCGTATGTTTGTGGTGTCACGTACCGACCGTAACGTGGGGGAGTCAGCATGGCGACCATCGACATCCCGGAAGGCCGCGTCGAATATCGCGCCGCCGGCCCGGACAACAGCACGGCGCCGCCGGTGGTGTTCGTGCACGGCCTGCTGGTCAACGCCGAGCTGTGGACCCGGGTGGCCGACACGCTCGCAGACCGGGGCATCCGCAGCTACGCGCCCGATCTGCCGCTCGGCGGGCATCGCATCGCGCTGCCCGAGAGCATCGACCTCAGCCCGCAGGGCATCGCCCAACTGATCATCAACTTCATCACCGCCCTCGGACTCACGGACGTCACCCTGGTCGCCAACGACACCGGCGGCGCACTGACCCAGTTCATCGCCGACGCCGACCACAGCCGCATCGGGCGCCTGGTCCTGACCAACTGCGACGCGTTCGACCAGTTCCCGCCGGCGCCGCTGGGCATGCTCGTCAAGATCGGCCGTGACCCGGGCCGCCTGCGCGCACTGATGACCTCGGCCAAGCTGCGGTTCATGCGGCACTCGGTCCTGGCGTTCGGCGGCCTGGCCCGTGACCCGCTCGACCCGGAACTGACCCGCCGCTGGATCACCCCGCTGCTCTCCGACGCGAACGTGCGCCGGAACGCCGCCGACTTCATGCGCCTCATCGACCCGCAGGCCCTGCTCGACGTCTCGACCCGCCTGCACCGCTTCGCCAAGCCGGTGCGGGTGGTGTGGGGTGACGCCGACCGTTTTTTCCCGGTCAGCCTGGGCCGCCGCCTCAGCGCCGCGTTCGCCGACGCCACCTTCGTCGAGATCCCCACGGCCCGCACGTTCATCCCGCTGGACGAGCCGGTCGGGCTCGCCGACGAGATCCAGGACGTCAGCCGAGCCGCACCACGCCAGGCCGGTGCCGCACATCCTGAGGCGAGGCCCCTGAGCGGCGGCGATACTCCTGCGGGCTCACCCCACGTTCCCTCTTGAACGCAGTGCTCAAGGCAAAAGAGCTGCCGTACCCGACCCGCCGCGCCACCCCGCCGATCGTGGCGTCGGCGGTACGCAGCAGGTCGGCGGCCAGCGTCAGCCGCCACCGGGTCAGGTAAGCCATCGGCGGCTCGCCGACCAGCTCGGTGAACCGCCGCGCCAGCGACGCCCGGGACACGCCGGCCTCGACAGCAAGGTCGGCGACCGTCCAGGCGCGCGCCGGGTCGTCGTGCAGCATCCGCAGCGCCGGCCCGACAACCGGGTCGCTCTGCGCCTGATGCCATCCCGGCACACCCGGATCGGTCGAATCGAGCCACGCGCGCAGCACCGACACCAGCAGCAGGTCGAGGATCCGGTCGAGGACCAGCTCCTGCGCCGTACTCGTACCGGTCATCTCCTTCTCGAGCAGATCGACCAGCGTGCGGTCGCCCGTCCCGGCCGGCCTGATCAGCAGTGCCGGCAGGGCGTCCAGCAGCCGCCGGCTGACCTCACTGTGCAGCTGATAGGTGCCGCTGAGCATGACGGTCTCACCGTCGAGACTGCCACCCCACGTCCGCACACCCAGATCAACAAGGTCCCGCTGCTCCTCACCCTCCACCGTCGTGCAGCGCTGCCCCGGATGGATCACCACCTGTACGGGTGTGGCCGGTGCGTCGCTCAACGCGTACGCATCAGGGCCTCGGAGGATCGCAACATCGCCGGGATGCAGCAGGGTGGGCTCGTCGTCGTCCGGGATGATCCACGCACTGCCCCGCACGAGGGTGACCAGCGAGAGTGGCGCCTCGTCCTGGATCCGCAGGCACCACGGCGGGTTCAGGATCGACCGCAGCAGGAACGCACCCCGCGCCCGCGGCCCGTCCAGCAGCCCGGTCAGCGTGTCCATCACCCCAACGTACCGATCAGCGCTCCCACGCACCCGCCGCAGCCGACTCCCGCGCATAGTCGGCAAAGTCCTTCGGCGCCCGCCCGAGCGCCTGCTGCACGCCGTCGGTGAGATGAGCGTTGCGCCCGTCCAGAATGCCCGCGAACAGATCGGCAAACTCCAGCGGCAACCCGTTCTCCTCGAGCACCTTGCTGTACTCGTCCCTGCTCACCGGCGTGTAGGTGATCGTCCGCCCGGTCGCCGCGGACAACTCGGCAGCCACCTCGGCAAAACTCAGCAGCCGCGGCCCGGTGACCTCGTAGACCTTCCCCCGATGCCGCGAATCGACCAGCGCGGCAGTGACCACATCGGCGATGTCGTCGGCATCGGTGAACGGCTCCCGCGCATCACCGGCAGGCAGCGCGATGTCACCGAGCTGCACCGGATCGAGCAGAAAACTCTCACTGAAGTTCTGACTGAACCAGCTGCTCCGCACGACAGTCCACCCGGTGCCGGCACCCTGGACGGCCCGCTCGGCGGCCTCGGCCTCGGGCTCCCCACGCCCGGACAACAGCACCAGCTGCTCGACACCACTGTGTGCCGCGAGCCGGGCAAAGCCATCAACGGCCGCGACGGCTCCGGGAAGGGCGAGGTCGGGGTAGTAGGTGATGTAGGCGGCCGTCACACCTTCCAGGGCCGGCGCCCAGGTGGACTCGTCGTTCCAGTCGAAGGGCGGCTTTCCGCTGCGGGACCCGACACGTACGGGCCGGCCCTGGTCTGTCAGTCGCTCCACGACCCGCCGCCCGGTCTTCCCGGTACCACCGATAACCAACGTTGTTGTCATGCCTCAAGTACAGCCAGCCCTCGTGAGACGGGCCATAGTTGCGGAGCTCAACCCCATAAGCGAGCGTCTCGCCGAATAATGCTTTGCGGGCTGCCCCGGGGGAGCGGGCAGCATGGTGTGTGTGGATATACGGGGACCCGCGCGTTTTTTGTTGTCGTTGGCCTGGGAGCTGAAGGGGCGGGTTCTGCTCGGTGCGATGTTCGGCTCGTTGTGGTTTGCGAGCCTGGCCTTCACGCCGTTCCTGATCTCGCAGGCCATCGACCGCGGCCTCACCCCCAAGCAACCCGCGACCCTGATCGCCTGGACCGCGGTGGTCCTGGTGGTCGGGGCTTTGAGTGCCGGGCTGGGGATCATGCGGCACCGGTCGATGACCAAGTTGCGGCTGGCTGCGGCCCTGGAGACGGCCGACGCGGTGATGGCACACGCGACTCGGCTCGGGGCGGCGCTGCCCCGGCGGGTGACCTCCGGTGAGGTTGTCACCATCGGTATTGCTGATGTGTGGACCATCGGGCGCGCGATGAATGTGGGCGGGGTCGGGGTGGCGAGTCTGCTCGCGTACGCGGTGGTTGCTGTTCTGTTGTTCCGGACCTCGCCCTTGCTGGCGGTGGTGGTGCTGGCCGGGGTGCCGGTGCTGGCGCTGTCGGTGGGTCCGCTGCTGACGCGGGTGCAGGCGGCCGGGCAGCGGTACCGCAAGCGGCAGGGCGCCCTCGCCGCGCAGCTGGTCGACGTGCTGTCGGGTCTGCGGATTCTCAACGGTCTCGGCGGCAAGGAGGGGCATCTGCAGCGGTACCAGCAGAACTCCGCCGGGCTGCGTGACCTCGGTTATCGGGTCGGCCGGGCGAGCAGCTGGGTCGGTGCGCTCGGTGAAGGACTGCCTGGGGTTTTCCTGGCCGTGGTGGTCTGGCTGGCGGCGCGGCAGGCCGCTGCGGGTGAGCTCACGGCCGGTGAGTTGATCGCGGTCTACGGCTACACGGCGATGCTCGTCATCCCGGTCAGCGTCATGATCTTCTGTGGTTTCGACGTGACCCGCGGGCTGGTCGCCGCGCGGCACGTGGTCGCCTTCCTGAGCCTTCCGCCGGAGGAAACCGCAGGTGAGGCCGCGCCGGTCGGACCCGCGACGCTGCACGATCCGGTGTCCGGGGTGTCGGCCGAACCGGGCCGGCTGACCGCGCTCGCCGGTGCCCGGCCCGCCGATGCCGCGGCCGTGCTCGAGCGCCTCGGCCGGTACGGTCCGACCGAGGCGACCTGGGGTGGTGTGCGGCTCGACAGCATCGCCCGCGACGAGGTGCGGGCGCGGATCCTGGTCGCCGAGCACGAGGCCGACCTGTTCGCCGACCCGCTGCGTGACGTGGTCGCCGGGCGTGGCGCGCCGCAGGACGAGCGTGTGCACGCGGCGGTCGAGGCTGCTGTCGCGCACGACGTCGGCGCGCCCGATCACCCGGTCGAGTGGGCCGGCCGCAATCTTTCGGGTGGTCAGCGGCAGCGTGTGCGGCTCGCCCGGGCGCTCTACCAGCAGCCGGAGATGCTGCTCGCCGCCGAACCGACCTCGGCCGTCGACGCGCACACCGAGGCCGCGATCGCCGCACGTCTCAAAACCGCGCGCGCCGGCTCCGGCACGGTTGTCGCGACCACCTCGCCCGCGCTGCTCGACCGTGCGGACGTTGTGCACTACCTGGTCGACGGGCGGGTGGCGGCCAGCGGAACACACCGGGAGTTACTGTCCGCTGTTCCCGGCTACGAACGCCTGGTAGCCCGCGTCTTCGGGGAGGACGAGGCGTGAGCGCCGCCCTGCCGATCGCCGATCAACGGCTGGTCTCCCGTGCCGCCCTGCGCCTGATCGCCGCCGACCGTCGCACCGTCGTGGTGATGATGATCCTCAACGTCCTGGCGGCGATTGCCGGCCTCGGCGGACCGTGGTTGCTCGGCCGGATCATCGACACGGTCACCGGCGGACAAGGCGGCGGACAGGGCGCCGGCCAGGTCGATCGCCTGGCCATCGCCGTCCTCGGCTGCGCGGTCGCCCAGGCCCTCCTTTCCCGGTACGCGCTGAGCGTCGGCTACCGCTTCGGCGAACGCACCGCCGCCCGCATCCGCGACGACTTCCTGCGCCGATCACTCGAACTGCCCGCGGCGGTCGTCGAACGCGTACCGGCCGGCGACCTGACCGCCCGCGGCACTACGGACGTGGATGCGGTCGCCACGACGTTGCGTGACGTGGTGCCAGGCCTGTTCATCTCAGCCGTGCAGCTGGTGCTGATCGTGACGGCGGTCGTCGTGCTGGACCCCGCACTCGGCGCGGTGGGTGTACTCGGCTTCACCGGCATCTGGTTCGTCACCCGCTGGTACCTGAGCCGGGCCCGCGACGCGTACCTGCTCGAAGGCGCGGCCAACTCCGTGATGGCGGACGAACTGGCGGCTACGACCACGGGTGCCCGTACCATCGAAGCCTTTGACCTGCGGGAACGTCGTCTGGGCCGGGGCCGGGAGGCGATCGCCGAGACCCGGCGCACCCGGCTGGCCACGCTGAGCCTGAGGTCGGTGTTCTTCCCGCTGGTCGAGTTGTCCTATGTGGTGCCGATCGTGCTGGTGCTGCTGGCCGGCGGCTGGCTCTACTTCCGCGGATCGGTGACGCTCGGCACGGTCGCGGCGGCGGTGCTCTATCTGCGGCAGCTGGTCGGGCCGGTCGACAACATCATGCTGTGGATCGAGCAGCTGCAGAGCAGCGGCGCGTCGTTCGCGCGCATCGAAGGCCTGGCCGCGGTCCCCACCGACCAGACCACGTCCTCGGCCAGGCCGGACGGCGACAAGATCGAAGTGCGCGGTGTCCGCTACGCCTACGACTCCGGCCAGGACGTTCTCCATGACGTGGATCTCACGATACGACCGGGGGAGCGCCTCGCGATCGTCGGTCTGTCCGGGGCCGGCAAGTCGACGCTGGCCCGCCTGATCGCGGGTGTCGACCGTCCCGACCACGGCTCGGTGACGGTCGGCGGCGTGCCGATCGCCGACCTGCCGCCGGACGAGCTGCGCCGCCAGGTGGTGCTGGTGACGCAGGAACACCACGTCTTCCGCGAGTCGCTGCGGGAGAACCTCATGGTCGTGGCGCCGGACGACGTCCTCAAGCGGGCCCTGAAAACCGTCGGCGCCGACTGGGCCGACGACCTCGACGCCGACCTGGGCGAAAATCCGCCGGACGGCGGACAGGCTCAGCAACTGGCACTGGCACGGGTGGTCCTGGCCGACCCGCACACCGTGATCCTGGACGAGGCGACGGCGTTGCTGGACCCGACGGCCGCGCGGAGTGCGGAGCGTGCGCTGGCCGCGGTCCTGCACGACCGCACGGTGATCGCCATCGCTCACCGCCTGCAAACCTCGCACGACGCCGACCGCGTCGCGGTGATGGACGGCGGCCGGATCATCGAGCTCGGCAGCCACGACGCGTTGATCCGCGCCGACGGCCCCTACGCCGCACTGTGGCGATCGTGGCACGGTGCTTAAGGCGTTGCGTACCGGCTGGCGATTGCCGTGGCGCGGTCCCGCAGGCCGGCACGCAACCCTTGCGGGGACAGGGCTTCCGCGTTGGTGGAGAGCTGCCACAACGCCCACTCGGCATGCCGTGAGTCCTGAAAAGTCACCGTCAGCCGCAGCCAGCCGTCGGCGTCGGCCTCTTCGGCCAGTAGAGCTACGGCGGTGCCGACCAGCTCCTCCCGACGGTTCGGGTTCACCCGGACCACCACGGTGACCGGGTCACCGCCGGTCCGGAACTGCACGCTGCGTTCCTGCCAGGCTCGGCCCAGATCAACCCGGTCCGGGCGCTGAGCGGGTTCGGCGAGCTCCTCGGCCGCCAGAATGCGTGACAGCCGGTAGGTACGGTCCGCGCCGGATCTCGCGGCGAGTAGATAGCCCTGCTCGCGGACGGTGACCAGCCCGATCGGATCCACCGTGCGCCACTTCGGGGCCTGGCCCACCGCCTCGTAATGGATGCGCAGCTTGTGCCCGGCAAACACGGCGCGTCGCACCTCTCCGACGATCGTGTCGGGAAGGTCCTCGGCGTCCAGCCGCCGCGACAACAGGTCGGTCTCCGGGTCGATGAGCAGGCGCTCGACCGCGCCGGCCGCAGTGTCGCGGTAGCTCTCGGGCAGCGCGTCGACCACCTTGAGCATGGCCGAAGCGAGGGCTGAGCCGAGCCCGAACACCTGCGCACCACGCCGCGACCCGGCAACCAGCAGGGCGAGCGCCTCGTCGTGGTTCAGGCCGGTGAGCTCGGTCCGGAAACCGGGCAACAGCTCAAAACCCCCGTGCCGGCCACGTTCGGCATACACCGGTACGCCGGCCGCGGACAGCGCCTCGATGTCACGCAGCACGGTGCGCGTGGACACCTCCAGCTCGCGCGCCAGCGTGGTCGCGGACAGCCGGCCACGCCGGCGCAGCAGCAGCACCAACGACACCAACCGGTCGGCCCGCATGCCCGGAATGATGCCAGCAATACACGACAGAAGATGTCGTCATTGCGGTGCGAAGCTCACGCCATGAATCGATCAGCAGTGAACCCGTGGACCTGGTCGGCGGCGCTGGGATACAACCAGGGTGAGATCGTCTCCGGGCACACCCGCACCCTCTACTGTGCCGGCCAGACCGCGATGAGCAGCGACGGCAAGCCTCAGCACCCCGGCGACATGGCTGCTCAGGTGGCGCTCAGCCTCGACAACCTCGAGGCCGTACTCGGTGAGGCCGGCATGTCCCTGGCCAACCTCGTCCGGCTCACCGTCTGCACGACCGACGTCGATCGCCTCCTCGAGCACTACGGCGTCCTGGCGTCACGACTGGCCGCCGCCGGGATCGCACCCGCCACCACCATGCTCGGTGTGACACGGCTGGCGATCCCCGAGCTGATGGTCGAGCTCGAAGGAACCGCCGTCGGGTGAGCTAGTAGCGGCGGGCGTCCGACGCGACCGCCTCGTCGGGGTCGTTCTTCAACGCCTCCCGGATGTGCGGCGGCGTGACATCAGAGGTCGCCAGTGAGCGGCGCACCTCCACCGACCGGTCCTTCACCAGAGCCTGAAGATCAGATTCCTCCAGCTCCACCGCCCGTACGAGCGCAGCACGCACCTCGGGCGCGTAGTCCTGCGCCAGAATGCTCCGCTGCTCAGGGGTGGTGTGCTTGTTGACGGCAACACCCTTGCGTACACGAACGGTCCGGTCCTTGAGCAGTGCGGTGATCACCTCGGGGTCCTGGGTGTGGCCGGCGAGCCGCTCCCGGACCTCGGGGGACACGTCCTCGAGGAGCAGCGCCGCAAGGTCGGGCTCGAGGTCCTTCATCTCCGCGGCGAGCCCCCGCAGCTCCTTGTCCTTCGCGGTCGCCATCTTGTGCCGGATGCGCGCATCGCAGGACGGGTTTGTCGCCACCGCCCAGCGAATCCACCGATCGGTGTCATCGAGCAGCCGCAGCAAATTCCCCTGGGAAGCCGCGGGGTTCTTGGCAACAGCCCCGCGCACCTTACGATCACGGTCCCGCGTCAACGGCCGCAAAGCCTCGGCCGGCGCCTTCGGATTACCGGCCACAGCCGCCCTGACCTGCGCCGACGAGTCCGACGCCAACTCGTGAAGCACCGCCGGAGGCGTCTTGCGGTTTTGCGCGGCGGAGACCCGCGCATCGAGGTCGCCGTGATTTCCCATGGCCCGAACTCTCTCATGCCCGCCGTTGCTACCGTGCGTGCGGTGAGTTCGCCCATCCACCACCTGACCGTCATCCGCTACTTCCGCGACGGCCGCCACTGGGAATCCACGGACATCCTGTCGCCGTCCTGGCCGGACGTGGTCACGGCGATCGAACGCATGGACGACTTCTGCTACCCCATCGTCCAACTGAATTGCACCGCCGACGAAGAAGACGAAACCATCTTCAACGTGATCGGCGGGGACGGCTCCTACGCCCTGTTCCACCAAATGGGCGAATGGGAGTACACGGACCCGAACGGCTCCGACGAAGAGGTCCGCCTCTGGCAGAGCGACCAGGGCTACTTCTGCAAACGCCGCAACGTCCTCACAGACCTGGACGAGGTCCTCCGCCTGACCCGCATCTTCTACGAAACAGGCTCCTACGAATCCCTCGCCTGAGCCGTCCGGCGAAACATGACGATTGTCATCGATCGGCCTGACTCTGCTCACCGTCAGTCGATGACAGCGCTCACTGGGTTGGGGCCTTCGCAGCGACGAGGGTTGTTGGTGAAAGGGAAGCCAAACGCGGACTTTTATCAGCAGGAGGAACGATGACACATCGGCAACGGCTCTCGATGATCGTCGTAACAGTGCTCGCGGCGTTGGGGCTCAGCTTTGCAGGGGCGGGTGTGGCCAGCGCCGCGCCGAGTGCACCGGTGGCCGCGCCGCCCGTGACCGCCCTTGCCACACCCGTTACCGGTACGGGCGACAACGGGTCGTTCGCCGGTACGTTCACGCCGACGAAGTTCGGGACGCAGGGCAAGGACCTGGTGGCCACCGGCTTGCTCACGGGCACTGTCAGTGATTCGTCGGGCGCCACTGTCGGGACTGTCACCCGTACCGTGAGCATGCCCGTGACGATCGCCGCGGTGACGTGTGAGGTTTTGAATCTTGTTCTTGGGCCGCTGCACCTGGACCTGCTCGGCCTGGTCATCGACCTGAACAGGGTGAACCTCGTGATCACCGCGGTGCAGGCGCCCGGCAACCTGCTCGGCAACCTGCTGTGCGCGATCACGCACCTGCTCGACGGCACCCCCACCGCGGGTGGGCTGGCCGCGCTCCTCAACGCGATTCTGGCAGTGCTCGGCCGGCTCTGACCTGGCCGTATCTCCGGCGCAGCCGCACCCCGCCAGGTGCGGCTGCGCCGCCGTCACTGAAACCAGCCCGCACCCTCGGCGAGGCGAACAGCCTCCAAGCGGTTGCGGGCTCCGGTCTTACGCAGGATTGCCGAAATGTAGTTACGCACTGTGCCGGTGCTCAGGTGCAGCTCGGCGGCAACCTCCGTCGACGGCACGCCGGAAGCGGCCACGCTGAGCACGTTGAGTTCGCGCGGCGACAGTGGACTCCGCGGCGCCGCCACCATCGCAACGGCCAGGCTCGCGTCGATGACGCGCTCCCCGCGAACCAGCCGCCGGATTCCCCGGACCAGCTCGCACGGCGCGGCCTGAGTGCCGACAACCCCATCGGTACGCAGGGTGAGCGCCCGATTCAGCAAACCCGAATCGTCCGGGCCGGCGAGCAGCAAAGTGGCGCACCCGGGCTGCTCGGCGGTGAGCCGCGCGATCGTGTCCAGGCCGTCGCCGGCGAGCAGCGCAACGTTGACCACGGCCACGTCCGGCGGCACCGCGCGGGCCATGGCCGGCGCCTGGTCGAGGGTGTCCAGCTCGGCGACCACATCGAGGTCTTCCTCGAGGGACAACGTCGCCGCCAGGGCGCCGCGGAGCAGATTCATGGGTTCGATCAAGAGAATGCGGATCATGGTGGCCTCCCAGCCAGGATCAAAGCTTGGGGTACGGCCGGAGTGGTGCCGGCCGGTTTCCGGATCCCTGCGGGAGGTTGTTCAGCTGGGAGGCCCCGCGTAGCGGATGCTGCGTCCGCCGGCGAGGAGAGTGGTGGCCATACGACGGCCGGAAGCCGCCATTTCGGGCCGCCACGAAGACACGACTGTGCTCATCGCGGGTGCATTCCCACCACCGGAGCTGCGCGCTTGGTCGGTGGGGGTGGAGTGATCGGTCGGCGGTTGGGCGGGTGCTGCCGGCTGTTCGGGCTCATGCACCTGGATGGCGTCGTCCGACCTGAGCAGCGCAGGAACGTTGAGAGCTGCGGTCGGGGTCAGTGCCGGAGTTCGGGCTTGCGACAGATCGGGCAGCTGAGCTTCCGGCGGCAGCTGCATTTTCGACGGCAGCTGCACTTTCGACGGCAGCTGCACTTTCGACGGCAGCTGGACTTTCGACGGCACTTGGGCTTTCGGCGGCAACTGCAGTTTTGACGGCAGCTGCGGCACTGTGGGGAGCTCGGCCTTGGGCAGTTTTGGCAGCCGTACCTCGGAGTCAAGAACGTCGGTCGCAGTCTTCGCCAGTTTCTGCCGGACGTCCGCCTTCCGTACCGGCTTCACCACTGCTCGGGCAGTGTGCCGGATCGCCTTGACCTCAGGAGTGTGGACCTTTGTGCGTACCCGGGTCTTGGGG
Protein-coding regions in this window:
- a CDS encoding alpha/beta fold hydrolase, translated to MATIDIPEGRVEYRAAGPDNSTAPPVVFVHGLLVNAELWTRVADTLADRGIRSYAPDLPLGGHRIALPESIDLSPQGIAQLIINFITALGLTDVTLVANDTGGALTQFIADADHSRIGRLVLTNCDAFDQFPPAPLGMLVKIGRDPGRLRALMTSAKLRFMRHSVLAFGGLARDPLDPELTRRWITPLLSDANVRRNAADFMRLIDPQALLDVSTRLHRFAKPVRVVWGDADRFFPVSLGRRLSAAFADATFVEIPTARTFIPLDEPVGLADEIQDVSRAAPRQAGAAHPEARPLSGGDTPAGSPHVPS
- a CDS encoding AraC family transcriptional regulator yields the protein MDTLTGLLDGPRARGAFLLRSILNPPWCLRIQDEAPLSLVTLVRGSAWIIPDDDEPTLLHPGDVAILRGPDAYALSDAPATPVQVVIHPGQRCTTVEGEEQRDLVDLGVRTWGGSLDGETVMLSGTYQLHSEVSRRLLDALPALLIRPAGTGDRTLVDLLEKEMTGTSTAQELVLDRILDLLLVSVLRAWLDSTDPGVPGWHQAQSDPVVGPALRMLHDDPARAWTVADLAVEAGVSRASLARRFTELVGEPPMAYLTRWRLTLAADLLRTADATIGGVARRVGYGSSFALSTAFKRERGVSPQEYRRRSGASPQDVRHRPGVVRLG
- a CDS encoding NmrA family transcriptional regulator → MTTTLVIGGTGKTGRRVVERLTDQGRPVRVGSRSGKPPFDWNDESTWAPALEGVTAAYITYYPDLALPGAVAAVDGFARLAAHSGVEQLVLLSGRGEPEAEAAERAVQGAGTGWTVVRSSWFSQNFSESFLLDPVQLGDIALPAGDAREPFTDADDIADVVTAALVDSRHRGKVYEVTGPRLLSFAEVAAELSAATGRTITYTPVSRDEYSKVLEENGLPLEFADLFAGILDGRNAHLTDGVQQALGRAPKDFADYARESAAAGAWER
- a CDS encoding ABC transporter transmembrane domain-containing protein, with translation MFGSLWFASLAFTPFLISQAIDRGLTPKQPATLIAWTAVVLVVGALSAGLGIMRHRSMTKLRLAAALETADAVMAHATRLGAALPRRVTSGEVVTIGIADVWTIGRAMNVGGVGVASLLAYAVVAVLLFRTSPLLAVVVLAGVPVLALSVGPLLTRVQAAGQRYRKRQGALAAQLVDVLSGLRILNGLGGKEGHLQRYQQNSAGLRDLGYRVGRASSWVGALGEGLPGVFLAVVVWLAARQAAAGELTAGELIAVYGYTAMLVIPVSVMIFCGFDVTRGLVAARHVVAFLSLPPEETAGEAAPVGPATLHDPVSGVSAEPGRLTALAGARPADAAAVLERLGRYGPTEATWGGVRLDSIARDEVRARILVAEHEADLFADPLRDVVAGRGAPQDERVHAAVEAAVAHDVGAPDHPVEWAGRNLSGGQRQRVRLARALYQQPEMLLAAEPTSAVDAHTEAAIAARLKTARAGSGTVVATTSPALLDRADVVHYLVDGRVAASGTHRELLSAVPGYERLVARVFGEDEA
- a CDS encoding ABC transporter ATP-binding protein, whose product is MSAALPIADQRLVSRAALRLIAADRRTVVVMMILNVLAAIAGLGGPWLLGRIIDTVTGGQGGGQGAGQVDRLAIAVLGCAVAQALLSRYALSVGYRFGERTAARIRDDFLRRSLELPAAVVERVPAGDLTARGTTDVDAVATTLRDVVPGLFISAVQLVLIVTAVVVLDPALGAVGVLGFTGIWFVTRWYLSRARDAYLLEGAANSVMADELAATTTGARTIEAFDLRERRLGRGREAIAETRRTRLATLSLRSVFFPLVELSYVVPIVLVLLAGGWLYFRGSVTLGTVAAAVLYLRQLVGPVDNIMLWIEQLQSSGASFARIEGLAAVPTDQTTSSARPDGDKIEVRGVRYAYDSGQDVLHDVDLTIRPGERLAIVGLSGAGKSTLARLIAGVDRPDHGSVTVGGVPIADLPPDELRRQVVLVTQEHHVFRESLRENLMVVAPDDVLKRALKTVGADWADDLDADLGENPPDGGQAQQLALARVVLADPHTVILDEATALLDPTAARSAERALAAVLHDRTVIAIAHRLQTSHDADRVAVMDGGRIIELGSHDALIRADGPYAALWRSWHGA
- a CDS encoding helix-turn-helix transcriptional regulator, with the protein product MRADRLVSLVLLLRRRGRLSATTLARELEVSTRTVLRDIEALSAAGVPVYAERGRHGGFELLPGFRTELTGLNHDEALALLVAGSRRGAQVFGLGSALASAMLKVVDALPESYRDTAAGAVERLLIDPETDLLSRRLDAEDLPDTIVGEVRRAVFAGHKLRIHYEAVGQAPKWRTVDPIGLVTVREQGYLLAARSGADRTYRLSRILAAEELAEPAQRPDRVDLGRAWQERSVQFRTGGDPVTVVVRVNPNRREELVGTAVALLAEEADADGWLRLTVTFQDSRHAEWALWQLSTNAEALSPQGLRAGLRDRATAIASRYATP
- a CDS encoding RidA family protein, producing MNRSAVNPWTWSAALGYNQGEIVSGHTRTLYCAGQTAMSSDGKPQHPGDMAAQVALSLDNLEAVLGEAGMSLANLVRLTVCTTDVDRLLEHYGVLASRLAAAGIAPATTMLGVTRLAIPELMVELEGTAVG
- a CDS encoding response regulator transcription factor, coding for MIRILLIEPMNLLRGALAATLSLEEDLDVVAELDTLDQAPAMARAVPPDVAVVNVALLAGDGLDTIARLTAEQPGCATLLLAGPDDSGLLNRALTLRTDGVVGTQAAPCELVRGIRRLVRGERVIDASLAVAMVAAPRSPLSPRELNVLSVAASGVPSTEVAAELHLSTGTVRNYISAILRKTGARNRLEAVRLAEGAGWFQ